A part of Leptospira congkakensis genomic DNA contains:
- a CDS encoding peroxiredoxin — translation MPQVTSHAPDFKATAVIGDSFKEIKLSDYKGKWVVLFFYPLDFTFVCPTEIIEYDAKLEDFKKIGAEVLGVSVDSEFSHLAWKKTARKEGGIGEIKYPLIADKTKEIAKSFGVLIESGPDAGVALRGTFIIDPAGIIRQATVNDLPVGRNIEEALRLIKAFQFVEKHGEVCPANWDEGKKTMKADPTGSKAYFASVN, via the coding sequence ATGCCACAAGTGACATCACATGCCCCAGATTTTAAAGCGACCGCTGTAATCGGGGACAGTTTCAAAGAAATCAAATTGTCTGATTACAAAGGAAAATGGGTGGTTCTATTTTTCTATCCTCTCGATTTTACATTTGTTTGCCCGACAGAAATTATTGAATACGATGCAAAACTCGAAGATTTTAAAAAGATTGGAGCCGAAGTTTTGGGAGTTTCCGTTGATAGCGAATTTTCGCACTTAGCTTGGAAAAAAACAGCCCGAAAAGAAGGTGGTATTGGTGAGATCAAATACCCACTCATCGCTGACAAAACAAAAGAAATTGCAAAATCTTTTGGAGTTCTCATAGAGTCTGGACCTGACGCAGGTGTTGCTCTTCGCGGAACTTTCATCATCGATCCAGCGGGTATCATTCGCCAAGCAACTGTTAACGACCTTCCTGTAGGACGTAACATTGAAGAAGCGCTTCGCCTCATCAAGGCTTTCCAATTTGTGGAAAAACATGGTGAAGTTTGCCCTGCAAACTGGGACGAAGGAAAGAAAACGATGAAAGCAGATCCTACTGGATCCAAAGCTTACTTCGCTTCTGTTAACTAA
- a CDS encoding ATP-binding cassette domain-containing protein — MSHHITIQNLNFNYESQSEFLFQDLNLAFGPGWTGIVGKNGTGKSTLAKLIAGEMEPHSGTIQGNDFVRYVSQSNELPKESLEDFLYDDSKESSRYKNLLKVSLDSPEDYEFLSFGEKRRVILAMALSESPSVLILDEPTNHLDLDSILIICAALSQFQGIGILISHDRSLLDDLVTHCVFLEKNFYSERPGNYSEGKKEMEREALERIHDWEIARTERKKLDAELKRRREEASLSHKHRSKKGLDLHDHDGRHKKNLARVTGKDGQAGRLKQQLDKRMEHSERKEKEILAKLPEKENIGIVWKTEISRRKHLFLWEEEILDFGFMNLRLDSNLQIQPNSKIAITGKNGSGKSTLLKFLANELKEKQIRSLYLPQEFSKKEIIDLEFEFQNCSSEEKARILSGVHKLGSDPKRVFESEVFSPGEMKKIFLSLHLDSRVEILLLDEPTNHLDIKSLEALESSLQSLGVALVVVSHDRRFLTSIAEEEWSLENLSLTQKHLDRI; from the coding sequence ATGTCCCATCATATCACCATTCAAAATCTAAATTTTAATTACGAATCACAATCAGAGTTTTTATTCCAAGACTTAAACCTAGCGTTTGGCCCGGGTTGGACTGGCATTGTCGGTAAAAATGGAACGGGAAAATCCACTTTAGCAAAACTCATTGCAGGGGAAATGGAACCCCATAGTGGAACCATTCAGGGAAATGATTTTGTACGTTATGTTTCGCAAAGTAATGAACTTCCAAAAGAATCGTTAGAGGATTTTTTATATGATGATTCTAAAGAATCGAGTCGTTATAAAAATCTTTTGAAAGTTTCTTTGGATTCACCCGAGGACTATGAGTTTTTAAGTTTTGGAGAAAAACGAAGGGTCATTCTTGCTATGGCCCTTTCCGAATCTCCTAGTGTTTTGATTCTGGATGAACCTACCAATCATTTAGATTTGGATAGTATCCTCATCATTTGCGCTGCCCTTTCTCAGTTTCAAGGGATAGGAATTTTAATCAGTCACGATAGGTCATTGTTAGATGATCTTGTCACCCATTGTGTATTCCTCGAAAAAAACTTTTATTCCGAAAGGCCAGGAAATTATTCAGAAGGCAAAAAGGAAATGGAAAGAGAGGCGCTGGAGCGAATCCATGATTGGGAAATTGCTAGAACTGAGCGTAAAAAATTAGACGCGGAATTAAAGCGGAGAAGAGAAGAAGCAAGTCTTTCGCACAAACATAGATCCAAGAAGGGACTGGACCTCCATGACCATGATGGTCGCCATAAAAAAAACTTAGCAAGAGTCACTGGTAAAGATGGCCAAGCGGGGAGACTAAAACAGCAGTTAGATAAAAGAATGGAACATTCCGAAAGAAAAGAAAAAGAAATTTTGGCTAAACTTCCTGAAAAAGAAAATATAGGAATTGTTTGGAAAACGGAAATTTCTCGAAGGAAACATTTGTTTTTATGGGAGGAAGAGATTTTAGATTTTGGGTTTATGAATTTACGACTAGATTCGAATCTCCAAATCCAACCAAATTCGAAAATTGCGATTACTGGAAAAAATGGATCGGGGAAATCAACTCTTCTTAAATTTCTCGCAAACGAATTAAAAGAAAAACAAATTCGTTCCTTGTATTTGCCCCAAGAGTTTTCGAAAAAAGAAATCATTGATTTGGAATTCGAATTTCAAAACTGTTCTTCGGAAGAAAAGGCGAGGATTCTTTCAGGAGTTCACAAACTGGGGAGTGATCCGAAACGTGTTTTCGAATCGGAAGTTTTCAGCCCGGGGGAAATGAAAAAAATATTTTTATCTCTTCATTTGGATTCACGGGTAGAAATCCTTCTCTTAGACGAACCGACAAACCATTTGGACATAAAATCTTTGGAGGCTCTGGAGAGTTCCCTTCAGTCACTTGGAGTTGCTTTGGTAGTAGTGAGTCATGACCGTCGTTTTCTTACTTCGATTGCAGAGGAAGAATGGTCTTTGGAAAACCTGTCCCTGACCCAAAAACATCTAGACAGAATCTAA
- a CDS encoding PaaI family thioesterase: MKSVAKKNLSFASSPDNADGLQLKITFDEDTKTAFGDYTCPEKYQGLPDQIHPGIISTILDEIMVKINEAMNFETTTGELTIRFLQPAKVNEPLHLRGWFVKKNKKIIENRAEIENEIGKIVARGKGKYIEAED; this comes from the coding sequence ATGAAATCCGTTGCGAAAAAAAATCTCAGCTTTGCCTCCTCACCGGACAATGCAGACGGGTTGCAGTTAAAAATCACCTTCGACGAAGACACAAAAACTGCCTTTGGTGATTACACCTGCCCCGAAAAATACCAGGGTTTACCGGATCAAATCCACCCAGGAATTATCTCTACCATCTTAGATGAAATCATGGTTAAGATCAACGAAGCGATGAATTTTGAAACCACTACGGGTGAACTTACCATTCGTTTTTTACAACCAGCAAAAGTAAATGAACCACTTCACTTACGCGGATGGTTTGTGAAAAAGAATAAAAAAATCATAGAAAACCGTGCTGAAATAGAAAATGAGATCGGCAAAATAGTGGCCCGCGGAAAAGGTAAATATATCGAAGCTGAAGACTGA
- a CDS encoding N-acetylmuramoyl-L-alanine amidase codes for MVFLSSLHLRKFLFLICFVFTSFSLGAVPVFRIVVDPGHGGVAKDPKAQHGDKYDSVTQTYLETYKQGTEHGGVTERKVVLDLAKEVHRILKLTETEAGWKEFEGYLKLFSKKSDFTRVVLESKLTRDSSFDDDPASDDPNAAYRLYDFPDQKTGVRRKGRLSKINEQKPQLVLSLHLNPASKGQTGGMGAVLTPGYKTFAKLKKISDKKSSPNGFTNGPWSEWLIFQSGWSKMENAIADTWIYFHGYWSKKNGKDTDLSKFEGYRQNMISWRYADDANWEKQIGKQGPYATSHESFSETGKFWEREKGKKEEWRREGGKEGFGGDNHYVTKELMRFVQYGLPVQLKGKDSPYPELGPIQKPYISTYSLPTYTNALCAFIEIGYVNRSRDVKYLTQNKKETAISLAVGIYSLFVGLDVKKIPSLPYNPKGKKVNLERYETYFDDVL; via the coding sequence GTGGTCTTTTTATCTTCATTACACTTACGTAAATTCCTCTTCCTTATCTGTTTTGTATTCACATCCTTTTCCTTAGGAGCTGTGCCTGTTTTTCGGATCGTGGTAGACCCAGGTCACGGAGGAGTTGCCAAAGATCCAAAGGCACAACATGGAGACAAATACGATAGTGTCACCCAAACTTATTTAGAAACATACAAACAAGGAACCGAACACGGGGGCGTCACAGAAAGAAAGGTGGTTCTTGACTTAGCAAAAGAAGTCCATCGCATTTTAAAACTGACAGAAACAGAGGCAGGTTGGAAAGAATTTGAAGGATATCTCAAATTATTTTCTAAAAAATCAGATTTTACAAGAGTAGTATTAGAAAGTAAACTCACTCGTGACTCTTCCTTTGATGATGATCCGGCTTCTGATGATCCTAATGCTGCTTACCGGTTGTATGACTTTCCTGATCAAAAAACGGGCGTCAGGCGAAAGGGTAGGCTTTCCAAAATCAATGAACAAAAACCACAACTTGTTTTGTCTCTGCATTTGAATCCAGCAAGCAAAGGCCAAACCGGAGGGATGGGGGCTGTCCTCACACCAGGGTATAAAACCTTTGCTAAGTTAAAAAAAATCTCAGACAAAAAAAGTTCACCGAATGGTTTTACGAATGGGCCTTGGTCGGAATGGCTGATCTTTCAATCTGGTTGGTCTAAAATGGAAAATGCCATTGCCGATACTTGGATTTATTTCCACGGGTATTGGTCTAAAAAAAATGGAAAGGATACGGATCTTTCTAAATTTGAAGGATATCGCCAAAACATGATTAGTTGGCGCTATGCCGATGATGCCAATTGGGAAAAACAAATTGGAAAACAAGGACCTTATGCTACTAGTCATGAATCCTTTTCTGAAACGGGTAAGTTTTGGGAAAGGGAAAAGGGAAAAAAAGAAGAATGGAGAAGGGAAGGGGGAAAAGAGGGATTTGGTGGTGATAACCACTATGTAACCAAGGAACTCATGCGGTTTGTTCAGTACGGTCTTCCCGTCCAATTAAAAGGAAAAGACTCTCCCTATCCAGAACTTGGCCCCATCCAAAAACCATATATTTCCACTTATAGTTTGCCAACTTATACCAATGCCCTTTGTGCTTTTATTGAAATTGGGTATGTGAACCGGAGTCGTGATGTCAAATACCTAACCCAAAACAAAAAGGAAACAGCCATTTCTTTGGCAGTTGGCATTTACTCTTTATTTGTTGGATTGGATGTTAAAAAAATACCTTCACTTCCCTACAATCCGAAAGGGAAAAAAGTAAACCTAGAAAGGTATGAAACTTATTTTGATGATGTTTTGTAA
- a CDS encoding O-methyltransferase, translated as MKPRPSIYIPELESYIDSSLVYKPNPVFAEMETYAKEKNIPIVTAATGAVMSHLVSLLSPKQILELGTGLGYSTLWMAVGSPDSRFVTVDRHEEQASLLEEYAQKMGISEQIHVKRVTASVMDYLEKEKSEWVGSDLFFVDCDKITYPEIFNILWKEAKPGSYFLFDNMLWHGRVLAPDPKKPSDLAVMTLWNEVKSQVSRYTLYPVGDGLLFFQKDKK; from the coding sequence ATGAAACCAAGACCAAGTATCTATATTCCAGAACTCGAATCTTATATTGATTCTAGTTTGGTTTACAAACCAAACCCAGTGTTTGCAGAAATGGAAACCTATGCCAAAGAAAAAAACATTCCCATCGTGACTGCTGCCACAGGTGCCGTGATGTCTCATTTGGTATCCTTACTCTCACCCAAACAAATTTTAGAATTGGGAACGGGACTTGGTTATTCCACTCTTTGGATGGCTGTTGGATCCCCTGATTCTCGGTTTGTAACCGTAGATCGGCATGAAGAACAAGCAAGTCTTCTGGAGGAATATGCCCAAAAAATGGGTATCTCTGAACAAATTCATGTTAAACGGGTGACTGCTTCTGTGATGGATTATTTAGAGAAGGAAAAGAGTGAGTGGGTAGGATCAGATCTTTTTTTTGTAGATTGTGATAAAATCACCTACCCAGAAATTTTTAATATCCTTTGGAAAGAAGCCAAACCAGGATCTTATTTTTTATTTGATAATATGTTGTGGCATGGTCGAGTTCTCGCACCCGATCCTAAAAAACCATCTGATCTAGCGGTGATGACTCTTTGGAATGAGGTAAAATCCCAAGTTTCTCGCTATACCTTGTATCCGGTTGGTGATGGATTACTCTTTTTCCAAAAGGATAAAAAATAG
- a CDS encoding MBL fold metallo-hydrolase, with amino-acid sequence MLTASFEYKGIKFEGLSEGGIRTSIICPSLDFMFDFGYINPDKIHIGKILLSHAHLDHSCGIPYYVSQRSLRKLSVPKIYLPKSLEPKMSQILKLYSEIEGFDYECDLIGLGFGERVELKPGYFFKPWESFHRVPSQGYTVYETKRKLKKEWTSLSSEEIRNKKDLGEDPTEEISVPLVSFSGDTKIEYVLKNEDVRKSKILFMECTYYCDKRDVSRAREWGHTHFDEIIEHASAFENEAIVLIHPSKRYSYRELNDFLRKKVPPILKDRVSLFLPPKS; translated from the coding sequence ATGTTAACTGCTAGTTTCGAATACAAAGGAATTAAATTTGAAGGTTTGTCCGAAGGTGGAATTCGGACATCCATCATTTGTCCTTCTCTTGACTTTATGTTTGATTTTGGATATATCAATCCAGACAAAATTCATATCGGAAAGATATTATTATCTCATGCACATTTGGATCATTCTTGTGGAATCCCTTATTATGTTTCACAAAGGAGTCTTCGGAAACTTTCTGTTCCTAAAATTTATCTTCCTAAATCCTTGGAACCGAAGATGTCTCAGATCTTAAAATTATATTCTGAAATCGAAGGTTTTGATTATGAATGTGATTTGATTGGGTTGGGATTTGGGGAACGAGTGGAATTGAAACCTGGGTATTTTTTTAAACCTTGGGAAAGTTTTCACCGCGTTCCTTCACAAGGGTATACAGTTTACGAAACCAAACGTAAGTTAAAGAAAGAATGGACAAGTCTCAGTTCGGAAGAAATTCGAAACAAAAAAGATTTGGGTGAGGATCCCACGGAAGAAATATCAGTTCCTTTGGTTTCTTTTTCTGGTGATACAAAAATTGAATATGTTTTGAAAAATGAAGATGTTCGCAAAAGTAAAATTCTATTTATGGAATGCACTTACTATTGTGACAAAAGAGATGTGAGCAGGGCTCGTGAATGGGGCCATACTCATTTTGATGAAATCATTGAACATGCTTCCGCTTTTGAAAATGAAGCCATAGTTCTCATCCACCCTTCCAAACGTTATAGTTACCGTGAACTAAACGATTTTCTTCGTAAAAAAGTTCCACCCATCTTAAAAGACAGAGTTTCTCTTTTTTTGCCTCCCAAATCATGA
- a CDS encoding M16 family metallopeptidase has protein sequence MKRIFLILILIVFSFFNLSAREMGEFVRDLQFKPLVFEVPEITSIKLPSGVEVFSLKNSEFPIVYADIYVYHGRKHLGKRKVEVAKLLEDSWELSGSKTYPKEKFLETLEFYGASFSVSIDYEKTVFSFVYLKSTEKDVLPVIQSFFDAPNLDESLVTTTKGKLSEEIKRRNDNPTALGSRKAKEALFRGTIAGTSMQIVSLESLTLNDLTEFQSEILKEPKRRFLVTGDYDLKSFESFFSNLGSGSEIQNGEVITPFILSENVKKEGKNIRLVVKDVNQTFISMIGVLPEHNHPDFYAIQVLNYIIGAGGFNSYYMREIRNNRGLAYSAGSNTDFQENYGTIQFFAMTKTESAKEVLSLMRELIQPKLIDSLTEEELVRAKNAIINQFVFQFEDDKRTLGSEVRRRDHKMPDGYLQNFRKEIDRLTLSDLKRVGKLYFQSDKLVVTIVGPKVLESSFQGSVKVINPED, from the coding sequence ATGAAACGTATTTTTTTAATTTTAATTTTAATTGTATTTAGTTTTTTTAATCTTTCTGCCCGTGAAATGGGAGAGTTTGTTCGTGATTTACAATTCAAACCTTTAGTGTTTGAAGTTCCTGAAATCACTTCTATCAAACTCCCTTCAGGTGTAGAAGTTTTTTCTTTAAAAAATTCCGAGTTTCCCATTGTTTATGCAGATATCTATGTATATCACGGCAGAAAACATTTAGGCAAACGTAAAGTAGAAGTGGCAAAACTATTGGAAGATAGTTGGGAATTGTCAGGATCTAAAACCTATCCAAAAGAAAAATTTTTAGAAACATTAGAGTTTTATGGAGCTTCTTTTTCTGTTTCGATAGATTACGAAAAAACAGTATTTAGTTTTGTTTATTTAAAATCGACAGAGAAGGACGTACTTCCAGTCATTCAGTCTTTTTTTGATGCACCCAACTTAGATGAATCTTTGGTAACAACAACCAAAGGAAAGTTAAGCGAAGAGATCAAACGTAGAAATGACAATCCAACCGCTCTTGGATCAAGAAAAGCAAAAGAGGCATTGTTTCGAGGAACCATTGCGGGAACTTCGATGCAAATTGTTTCTTTGGAATCATTGACATTGAACGATCTTACTGAGTTCCAGTCGGAAATTTTAAAAGAACCAAAACGTAGGTTCCTTGTCACTGGTGATTATGACCTAAAGTCCTTTGAAAGTTTTTTTTCTAACTTGGGTTCAGGTTCCGAGATTCAAAACGGAGAAGTCATCACACCATTTATCCTTTCTGAAAATGTGAAAAAAGAAGGAAAAAACATTCGTCTTGTAGTAAAAGACGTCAACCAAACCTTTATTTCGATGATCGGAGTCCTTCCCGAACACAACCACCCTGACTTTTATGCCATCCAAGTTTTGAATTATATCATTGGAGCTGGTGGATTTAACTCCTATTATATGAGAGAAATTCGAAACAATCGGGGACTTGCTTATTCTGCCGGAAGTAATACTGATTTTCAAGAAAACTATGGAACCATTCAGTTTTTTGCCATGACCAAAACCGAATCAGCAAAAGAAGTTTTGTCACTCATGCGAGAACTCATCCAACCCAAACTCATTGATTCACTCACAGAAGAAGAATTGGTTCGTGCAAAGAACGCAATTATCAATCAGTTTGTGTTTCAATTTGAAGATGATAAAAGAACTCTCGGCAGTGAAGTGCGTAGGCGTGACCACAAAATGCCAGATGGATACTTACAAAATTTCAGAAAGGAAATAGACCGTTTGACTCTGTCTGATTTGAAACGAGTGGGAAAACTTTATTTCCAATCAGACAAATTGGTTGTGACTATCGTTGGTCCCAAGGTTTTAGAATCTTCCTTCCAAGGATCTGTGAAGGTAATAAATCCGGAAGACTGA
- a CDS encoding M16 family metallopeptidase has product MMSKLRIFFLCFLLQFLPLFSQDQFFGTSESQFREKIKTIRLENGLTVVMMKRGTSPTVALYIKFLVGAVDETPEEAGTAHLLEHMLFKGTKTVGTINYEKEEKYQKQIEVWGTELDDLKLKIRDLTTRGETIPTSLQNEKETLERRLKNLIQLQDEFIVKNEDSYIYEQNGEVGFNAYTSQDVTNYQIQLPNNRIEVWAKIESDRLKHPILREYYTERDVVIEERRMRTDDSGAGVLREKFFSIAFESHPYRKPVIGYSTGLPFLKIEDTKAFFQKHYTPDRMVISIVGQFDFEETESVIRKYFSELKPGKQRPTYKVEEKSFPGEKRFKVYHPSGSQMMMGFLKPPYPHKDNSSFDVLSTVLTSGTGSRLYKRLVLEEKLALSVGAANGYPGERYQNYFVFFVKPREDAKPEVIEKIIWEELTKIKDSGVPKEELDKVKNQMVSDFIKTLDENATIADLLSYYQLLYGDWAGLFRQYSSIMKTSSSDIQSLFPTYLSKDKVVIGVLEDVRKKSE; this is encoded by the coding sequence ATGATGTCGAAATTACGAATCTTTTTCCTTTGTTTTTTGCTACAATTTTTACCTCTTTTCTCCCAGGACCAATTCTTTGGGACTTCCGAATCCCAGTTTCGTGAAAAGATAAAAACCATTCGTTTGGAAAATGGACTCACTGTTGTGATGATGAAACGCGGAACTTCACCAACAGTTGCCTTGTACATTAAATTTCTTGTGGGTGCAGTGGATGAAACTCCCGAGGAAGCAGGAACGGCTCATCTTTTGGAACATATGTTATTCAAAGGAACAAAAACTGTCGGAACCATTAATTACGAAAAAGAAGAAAAATACCAAAAACAAATCGAAGTTTGGGGAACCGAACTAGATGATCTCAAACTCAAAATTCGTGATTTGACAACTCGTGGTGAAACCATTCCGACTTCTTTACAAAATGAAAAAGAAACCTTAGAACGCCGCTTAAAAAATCTCATCCAATTACAAGATGAGTTTATCGTAAAAAACGAAGATTCTTATATCTATGAACAAAACGGTGAAGTGGGGTTCAATGCTTATACTTCCCAAGATGTGACCAACTACCAAATCCAACTTCCCAATAACAGAATTGAAGTTTGGGCAAAAATTGAATCCGATCGTTTGAAACATCCAATATTACGTGAATATTATACGGAACGAGATGTTGTGATCGAAGAACGTCGTATGCGAACGGATGATAGTGGTGCTGGTGTCCTTCGTGAGAAGTTTTTTTCCATCGCTTTTGAAAGCCATCCTTACAGAAAACCGGTAATTGGTTATTCCACAGGCCTTCCTTTTTTAAAGATAGAAGATACAAAAGCATTCTTTCAAAAACATTATACTCCAGACCGAATGGTGATCTCCATTGTGGGCCAGTTTGATTTTGAAGAAACAGAGTCCGTCATTCGAAAGTATTTTTCAGAATTAAAACCAGGAAAACAAAGACCAACTTATAAAGTGGAAGAAAAATCTTTTCCTGGTGAAAAAAGATTCAAAGTCTATCATCCTTCGGGAAGCCAAATGATGATGGGTTTTTTAAAACCGCCATACCCACATAAGGATAATTCTTCTTTTGATGTTTTGTCTACTGTTCTCACTTCGGGAACGGGATCTAGATTGTACAAACGCCTTGTATTGGAAGAAAAACTAGCTCTCAGTGTAGGGGCGGCTAACGGTTACCCTGGAGAAAGATACCAAAATTATTTTGTATTCTTTGTGAAACCGAGAGAGGATGCCAAACCAGAGGTGATTGAAAAAATCATCTGGGAAGAACTGACCAAAATCAAAGATTCCGGTGTTCCCAAAGAGGAACTGGATAAAGTAAAAAATCAAATGGTTTCCGACTTTATCAAAACCTTAGATGAAAATGCAACTATTGCCGATCTTTTGAGTTACTATCAACTGTTATACGGAGATTGGGCAGGACTTTTCCGCCAGTATTCCTCTATTATGAAAACCTCATCCAGTGATATCCAATCCCTTTTTCCGACTTATTTATCTAAGGATAAAGTAGTCATCGGTGTATTGGAAGACGTAAGGAAAAAATCAGAATGA
- a CDS encoding lipoprotein produces MNKTLSRMILSIAILTLVWSCKSKETKEVPQTKDTENEVILEFTKAKEGFISESLFQVAVSSVLDSEQTRIEEAKTIAEQKSLNLLKTYTIPNLSDKGRKELREISKEGKIVDKNVSIGGRYFFLYQIQKSNLKRLVTKDLE; encoded by the coding sequence ATGAACAAAACACTATCACGGATGATCCTTTCAATTGCTATTCTAACACTTGTTTGGAGTTGCAAATCCAAAGAAACCAAAGAAGTTCCACAAACAAAAGATACAGAGAATGAAGTGATTCTCGAATTTACAAAAGCAAAGGAAGGATTCATTTCTGAATCGTTATTCCAAGTTGCTGTATCAAGTGTATTGGATTCAGAACAAACACGAATTGAGGAAGCAAAAACCATTGCGGAACAAAAGTCACTGAACTTATTAAAAACTTATACCATCCCTAATCTTTCAGACAAGGGAAGGAAGGAACTAAGAGAGATTTCTAAAGAAGGAAAGATTGTCGATAAAAACGTTTCAATTGGAGGACGGTATTTTTTCTTATACCAAATTCAAAAATCCAATTTGAAACGCCTTGTGACAAAAGACTTAGAATAA
- the mpl17 gene encoding cell surface protein MPL17 — protein sequence MKRFRNFALLSLLVSLGFASCNDSVSGLKADPLDSHPIEISVKQKAVGKYELELFLPKDFGFQMEAPHRIFLSGADGLKVVNADLKLKGPIHPKKPEYFEYLKPLTFQVEGKGKLQLDAKLFYCNFVKNICIPAKVNKSFSI from the coding sequence ATGAAACGATTTCGAAATTTTGCCTTACTCTCTCTTTTGGTTTCTTTGGGGTTTGCCAGTTGTAATGATTCCGTTAGTGGACTGAAGGCAGATCCTTTGGATTCCCATCCCATTGAAATTTCTGTCAAACAGAAGGCGGTGGGGAAGTATGAGTTGGAACTATTTTTGCCAAAAGATTTTGGCTTCCAAATGGAAGCACCTCATCGTATTTTTTTGTCAGGTGCTGATGGACTAAAAGTAGTGAATGCTGATTTAAAATTGAAAGGGCCAATCCATCCGAAAAAACCAGAATACTTTGAGTATTTAAAACCCTTAACCTTCCAAGTGGAAGGTAAGGGGAAGTTACAATTGGATGCTAAATTGTTTTATTGTAACTTTGTGAAAAACATTTGTATCCCGGCAAAGGTAAACAAATCGTTTTCTATCTAA
- a CDS encoding DNA methyltransferase has product MAGAGRLLKDSDKIVFGEFWTAKQRQGHPIHHTVSYRASFKPELPSFFMKEFLKKKNRVVYDPFGGRGTTAIQANIEGHVAVHNDIHPLSIFLASARQYVPKLEDLEKKLNSLDLDKEVEEDPFDVNLLPFFHPRTLREIKNLKKLMVEDQSVEMKFISLIALSRLHGHSTGFFSVYTFPQVSIPSEAQAKNNIKRGQTPEYRPIKPRIFQKMKRDLALPIPPFYHEFSKNNLYSLNSANSVPNVESESVDLIVTSPPFLDKVDYEGDNWLRHWFLDIKKSKDRKLSIFSNLSDWNTFIRSTLKESARVLKKGSYMVMEVGEVKKGNSILYLDEDVVRMAEGTGLVWNKTYVHTQSFTKLSNCWQVSNNEKGTNSNRCVVLRKVL; this is encoded by the coding sequence ATGGCAGGAGCAGGCAGACTATTAAAGGATTCCGATAAGATTGTATTTGGTGAGTTTTGGACTGCAAAACAACGCCAAGGACATCCAATTCATCATACTGTAAGTTATAGAGCGTCATTTAAACCGGAACTTCCTTCTTTTTTTATGAAGGAATTTCTAAAAAAGAAAAATAGAGTCGTTTATGATCCGTTTGGTGGTCGTGGCACTACAGCAATTCAGGCAAATATTGAAGGTCATGTGGCAGTTCATAACGATATCCACCCTCTCTCTATATTTCTTGCGAGTGCTAGACAATATGTTCCGAAACTCGAAGATTTAGAAAAAAAGTTAAATTCATTGGATTTGGATAAGGAAGTAGAAGAGGATCCCTTCGATGTAAATTTACTTCCTTTTTTCCATCCAAGAACTCTCCGAGAAATCAAAAACTTAAAAAAGTTGATGGTTGAAGATCAATCGGTAGAGATGAAATTCATCTCTCTCATTGCTCTTTCTAGGTTACATGGACATAGCACCGGATTTTTTTCCGTTTATACTTTTCCACAAGTTTCGATTCCTTCCGAAGCCCAAGCCAAGAACAATATCAAACGTGGACAAACTCCCGAGTATCGACCGATCAAACCTAGGATTTTTCAAAAGATGAAACGTGATTTGGCATTGCCTATTCCTCCGTTTTATCATGAGTTTTCTAAAAACAATTTGTATTCTTTAAATTCTGCCAATTCAGTTCCCAATGTAGAATCGGAATCGGTAGATTTGATTGTGACTTCGCCGCCTTTCCTTGATAAGGTGGACTATGAAGGTGACAATTGGTTACGCCATTGGTTTTTAGACATTAAAAAATCTAAAGATAGAAAACTGAGTATCTTTAGTAATCTCAGTGATTGGAATACATTCATCCGCTCTACTTTAAAGGAATCAGCAAGGGTTCTCAAAAAAGGTTCTTATATGGTAATGGAAGTTGGTGAAGTCAAAAAAGGAAATTCCATTCTCTATTTGGATGAGGATGTGGTGAGGATGGCGGAAGGAACAGGTCTTGTTTGGAATAAAACCTATGTTCATACCCAAAGTTTTACCAAACTTTCGAATTGTTGGCAGGTTTCAAATAACGAAAAAGGCACAAATTCTAATCGTTGTGTGGTTTTACGAAAAGTTTTATAA